The Hordeum vulgare subsp. vulgare chromosome 7H, MorexV3_pseudomolecules_assembly, whole genome shotgun sequence DNA window tactaactaaTATACCCATATTATCAAAAATACCCATAATATCcgagttattcatatcaaaagttgatgtattctccgaatattttgggtacccgaattacccgaaccaaaattttgggtaatttgggttcgggtatttttttgacagaaataattttggttcccattttcgaatacccgaattacccataaACCGAACTACATGAACCGAAATACCCGAATTCCCAGGCTAACTTGTTGTTGGCCTAGCACAGCGGTGGCGTGCTTGCTTTGTGGGGGGTGCACGGTCCAATGGAGGTACGGGttgtcctcaacctgctgcacgtgAGTGGCTGCTCGTGTGAAAGCCTGGCCGATGGTGATCGGCTGACGGCGACGGCGCGTACGGGCATGGCTATCCTCCTTGAAGGCGTCGTTGGGAACATTACAACCATTTCTTCTGGATCAAGTTCTTCGGGTAAAAGCCCAGATCGTGTTGAAGGGTCGGGCGGTGGTGTCGTCTTCAACGTCGTTCCCTTCTTTAGGGCACCGCCTTGAAGGCTTTGATCCCTTTAGTGCTTACTATGACTGGACGTGCACGGTGGTTGATGTGCTAATGATGACGATGTTGAGGAATATCGGAGGCGTGGCCTTGGTCCTGGTAGCCGGCTCTTTTTCTCCGACATGTCCTGCGTGTGCCTCGATTGTCTGTTGCTGTCAAGTTGAAGCCACAGTGGGGGGCCGGTGGTATACGATGACGCGTGACAGGCGGTTCGTTCGGTGACACGTCGGGACACCAACATCGCCTTGTTCCACCGTAGCTCACCGTTTGAGCCGGAGCTGCGCTGCCTAGTTTGGTTTGTGTGGAGTGTCGGGGTGCAGCTATTAGGGCtgcttttttctttcctttgatcttCGGATCTTTGGTCCTAGGTCCTTCATCATCTTGTTGTTTTCCGTTGTTTCCTACTATTATCAATGAACGCCAGCGatgctggatctttcaaaaaaaatgaTGACAAACTCTACAAAAGCGCATATCAAATCGGTTGAATTGCCAACTGAAACTGAGCACCCTCTCGTTTGCCTGGACTTTTTCTGCTCCAGTTATTGCCATTCTTCCTCTGTCAAAAGTCTGTTACATCTAAGCTGGGAGGAGCAGTTGGATTCCAAAGGTGTGGCAGCCAGGGACAAACAATGCCACCTTAGCTAACACTAGTACCAAACCTAAATGCAGGCAGGGACCATAAATCTGTAGAGGTAGCTAGTTTAGTTAGAGCAACAGAGGGAGGCAATTATAGGCCATGAGGCACAACCTTGCAACATATGGGCAGTGCCACTACTAACTGCTAGCAGTCTGTTTTTGTTttgagaaaacaaaaaaattgctaGCAATCTGAATTCGGCACTGGAAGCAGGATCAAATAAAAAACATAAAGTAAACGTTCCCCCTTGGCCAACAGGTCAAGATAACAATGTTCCGTAGGATGATAAATCAATGTCGAACTCGTTGATACAGGGGCTAAGCTCGGTCCAGATTTAGTATCATTAACAGGGGTTTAACTTCTCACCCTTCTCCATAAAATTAGGTCATACGAGCAGATCAATCAACCAAGAAAAGTAACAAGTCAGACGTGGAGTGCCCTTATTGTAGGTAGAAGGCAAAggtaaaaggaaacacaaaactgGACAGCGAATGCAACGCAGATAAGTTGATCGTTCTGCCAGTTAAACCATTTCAATCAAGGACACATACTGAATACCTTGTCGGTACCAGAATGAGCGGCGTCTTCTTTCGAAAAGTCAGCGCCCCTGCCTCCTCCATGTTGACATCCTCACTCCTCACTCCATCAGGGAGCTCCCAGTTGAAGCAGTAGAGCATGTTGGCCAAGATGAACTCGATGTTTGCCACGCCCATGGCCAATCCCGGGCAGATCCGTCGTCCCGAACCAAACGGCAGAAGCTCGAAATGTGCGCCATTGAAGTCAACATCCTTGTCCTCAAACCTTTCCGGACGAAATTCCTCCGGATCATCATTCCACGCGATGGGGTCCCTACAGATAGCCCATGCGTTCACGATGATCTTTGTCTTTGCTGGGATGTCGTATCCTGCGACCTGAATCTGCCGTGTGGTCTCCCTCGGGACGAGCAACGTCGCCGGGGGATGCAGCCGCAGGGTCTCCTTCACCACCATCTTCAGGTACTTCAGCTTGGgcatgtcgtcgtgctgcaggAGCTCTGTCTTTCCTCCAACGGCCCTAATTTCGTCTTGTACCTTGCCGAGCAACCTTGGCTGCCGAATTAGCTCGGCCATTGCCCAGTTTATAGTCACTGAGCTAGTGTGATTGCCACCGATGAAAGTGTTCTGAAACATTACCAGTTTGCAAGTGATGAACTAACTATTTCCTTCATTCCCTTATACAAAACCACAAACTCAAAATACATGTAAAAATATAAAATGTAATGATTTTTTTGCAAGCCAACTTTTTTTGTTAACCAAAATCATTATGATGCCGCATACAAGAAAGGAATGAAGAAAATAGAGAAGTTGGTAATAGGAGAAAACATCATTAGTTTTTGCTTCAATTACTTTTGATGACCATATATAGATGCAATTTTTTTTTCATAGCGACCTTGTATAAGGGCAGcagagggagtatatatttaACAAACATTTTGGTACATTCCATTCAAGTATATGTAATGATGATTGATGAGGTTAATTAATTACCATGAGGATGGCCTTGGCATGTTCCCTTGTGAAGCTGTTGGTGCCTCCAGCAGAATTTTTCCAAAGGTCCACAAGCTCTTGCACGAGTACAGACGCAGACTTCTCACCGGGCTGCCTTCCGCGTCTGGGATAGTCGTCGACGCACTGGTCGATGACTTGTTCAAAGAATGCATCAAGCTTTTTGAAGATCCTCTCTCGGCGAAACTTGATGCCGGTAACTTTGTCGAGGAAGCGACCAACgctgttggggaagaagtcctcgGCAGAGAAGCCGCTCAGCAGGTCCATGGTCTCATTCAGCACGGGGACAAACTGCCCCTTGAACTGCTCCGCCGCGTAGTTTTCCCCAAAGGCGAAAGAGCCGATGATCCCGTCCAGCGTGGCAAATATATGGTCGGCAACCGCCACGGGCTTTCCACCATTATTGGTGAGGTTCTTCACAAGATTTCCCATCTAATCATGGACAAGTATAATCCAGAAACTCAATGTCATCTATCAAGCTAGgtttatggaaaaaaagatatgAAACATTTTTCACTGGTTCAGTTCTATATGTAGAAAGTCTCATAATCTATGCTACAAAAGATAAGATATTGTGAATACAGACTTATGAATATGCATCCCTTGGTTGTTGGGGACTTCTCATTCATTGAGTTGCACAAATATATACAGACAAAATTCTTCAGATGTTGTTACTCTATGGACAGAGCAATCACAGCCAGCGTTTTGGTTACCGGGCGGTAAATTCGGATACCGCCCGGTATTCGCGTTTCTCGCTACCCCACAAGAAAGCTGCCTACCgagcaaaaaaaattgaaatttttgaaaattttgaatttgaatgAGGAGAGTATGGTTAAGAATGGTAGAAAATCAACTAAAGCATATAAGTGGCGGTGCTCTGCTGGTAAGTATGATCTTGCGCAGCCCGTAGGTTGCAAGTTCAAAATCTCTCGCTTGTTTATTCTTTTTTGCTTAACTAACTCTTCaataaaaatttaaaaacagaCTAGGAGAATCGAACCTACGACCTCATACAGGTtgtggaaggaggtgcagaagcaGCCACTGCGCCAACATCTTGTTTTTGTACTACTTGAGCTCCGCACTAATATATTCCTAACCCAAAAaagtttgaattcaaatttagttTAAAAAATTCGAGCGGTATTTCCTCGAAATTTTACGGTAACTGCGTTTCTCGCCCACCTTCGGTATTTTCTTGGGATTCGGTAGCCAAAACAGAGATCACAGCCATTCCCTACGGTAGATAAAAAGTTACCTTCTACTATTATTTTCTTCATTTTTAAATTGGTTTTCCTTTATTCCCTTTTTCGTTGTGTAGGATTACGGGATTCTTGTTAGAGTCAAATACATACGCCCTCCGTCTACGTGCATAGGGCATCTAAGAACAGGCACTGGTATTTAGGccatagttttaaatagcccgctatagctCCGCTATAGCCTTTTCAGCAGGGTGCCGCTAAATGGTATCATGTACAAATATGTCGCTATAGCCCGCTATAGCTGATTTAGAGGCTTGCCATTATTTGCCGTAGCCTGCTATTTAAAACATTGATTTAGGCGCGTAGAGATTGGGCGAGATGGGCGCAGGGATTAACAGTTATAGAAGGCCAATAACACGAATCGAGGTAAAATGGATGAGGTTTGCCTTGTACTAGCAACCGATGacattaggctggttgtaatgggagtatcatagctactccctccgtcacggtttagaatgtACAGTAACTCTCACAATTACTAAATGAGGAGTGCATGCAGCCTAGTAGTACTCATAATTAACTAAGCAGTACTCTTTTACTCCTAAATGAGGAGTATTTTGGAAATGCATGTATTAGAGACTTTAATTGCTAAACTATTACTACTAGAGACTTTAATTGCTAAActattactactccctccgtctcggtttataagtcatcttaggttgtgcaccgCAACCAAGACGGAGAGGAAAACAAGGGAAATTAATGTTAAGTTGTtaattaataccattgcatgcaatgaattgaccaatgcatgtcgtgctagttagtcttaagtcattaaaaacataaacgtcccacgtctcttattggttgattcctttattcaagtaaaaaaaacaagaaacgatgtgaaagttaatgcatcgtgccttagtgttttgggattatttagttttcgtaagatgacttataaaccgaaacggagggagtactaaatgaGGAGTAAGCAACTATGCATTAGAGACTTTAATTGCTAAATTATTTAATGTATTTAGCACCTCATCTTAGCAACAATGCATTGGAAGTGGTCTAATGCATAGGTGCTTAgctttttgttgctatgtttgttTTTTCATTTAATTGGTTGCAGACTgagaatactccctccgtcacggtttagaaggcacgcttgaaaaatctctggaaccaaggtagtcgccgattggttgtgagatgtagcaggtgtagatgctaatgcgcgtaatcaactgagaaaatactagtactaatgtgtgAGGAGCAAATTGGAagggcgcatgcatgagtagtactagtactaataaataagagtaattgctttcgcgccttaaaccttgtctattttggaaacgcacgcaagtttaactgtgccttctaaaccgtgacagagGGAGTAATGTTTTCACGTAGGTACATGTGcttagggggtgtttgtttctagggattttttgatgtagggactaaaaaaagtcccttttagtcccatgtaaAACAAACAGgaaggacttttagggactaaaaggggtattggggactaaaggaagaagtccctatggaagggtctttttgggacttttttggaTTTTTTCCAACAAcgtccctacttttagcatgtcatttaataacttctagtatattACTAGGGTTAACattgtctttttgcatgtcatttaatgacctttaGTCCCTGTTTAATCCATAAAAACAAACGgatagggactagagacttttttgttgagactaaaaaaagtcctgagacttatgaaacaaacagggccttagcaTCGCTTTTTTTCTGGACTCATCAAATTACTCTAGATATTATGCCTACTTGGCAACCTTAGCATCCTTGACTTTTCATAAGCACCGTGTTCAATGCAGCGCATATCGGTGGGGTAAATTAGTGACTTTAAGATTGATGAATAACACGCAATCAATGATATCAATGAACATGACTTTTATTTAGATTAATGGGGAAGAATATGCTTCATGTTGGACGTAATAGTGGCTTCATGActgttttattattttattaatcTAAAAGTTACGTACCAATCCAATCATGTGCGTATAAAATTTAATAGTTGGAGGCCCATCCTTGTCACCGAGATAAAAATAACAAGAAAGTCATGTTTTATCCTAACAGAAAGTTTGTATATAATCCTAGAAAACTTGCAAACAAAAGAATCATAATTGCGTTTGTTTGTTAGGGCATGTATAATGAAGCTATCTTACGTAGGTCACATAAAATAAATGATAAGGTGGAGGAAGAAGAACTCACAAAAAAAGATTTGCCTAACTTTACTTAAGAGAAGATAAGAGATGATCCAttatagaaatatatttttattatctctaaattacatgcaatacttaaaagaaaactattttatcAACCATTGTATATGTTCTAGCACTAATTAAGTTTAGGCCGGCCGCTGGGTCATCTTTCTGTATACGTAAGGAAAACTCTACTCAAATTTGAACCACTACTAATAATGCAGTTCAGATCTAAATATAACACATATGCCGTAATTTTCTGGAAATTTGGTTGGTGATTCAGAAATATTACCTGGGTATCACGAGCGTAGCAAGCGGCCTGCACGCGGCGGCGGCTAAGCAGCTCGATGATGAAAAGTTTGCGCATGTCGCGGACGTAGTCACTGTATGGGGAGAAGGCGACGTCCTTGTAGCCGTACGACAGCAGCCGCGGCCCGGCGGAGGGAGGCCGGCTGCAGCAGTCCGCATCATGCGTCTTCAGAGCCTCCCGCGCGGCCTCCGGCGAGGACAGCACCACCGTCGGAACTGTGCCCATGCGCAGCATCATGACCGGCCCGTGCCGCTTTGCGAGCGTCGTCAGGCTCCGGTGGGGCAACGGGCCGATCTGATGGAGGTTGCCGACGAGGGGCAGCTTCCAGGGCCCTGGTGGCAGCCTGATGCCACCGGGTCTGTTCCATCTCCGGTGTAGGAAGACGAGGGCGATGAGTGGGAGAATGAACGACAGAAGAAGCTGCCACTGCTGGGGTAGGAGCTCTAGAAGCTGAGAAGTGCGCCCCATTGTATTGTGTGTGGTGCTGCTTTGGCTGGGCCTTAGGGAGTTTAAGTAGGGCTAGTAGGTACAATGACGGGCCCCATTGTCCAGGATTTgtacccaaaaattgaaaaaaacTAGACGACGCCCCGCGTTGCGGCGTGAACCTTGTTAAAAAAAGTATGGATAAGTGGTAGAAGactaaaattaatgcaaaaacaaatatgaaaatttCTTACATGACTTAATTTCCTGGGAAAAATTAATGATTGaggtggtatgttttgcatgaagagattaatgGAAAAAGTAACTTATGACttcatgcatgacttgatgatgtggcattgttgcATGGAGAGGAAAATTAGCTAGTGGGTTGTAGCTGTTTAAGAATAAAGGATAACAAGTAAAACataaataagaagaaaaagaaatgttTACGGCACGAAACCCCTACTCACCTTCCTTTGAATCCCCTTCCTCCCCGGAGTTACTCCGGCTAATCGCAGCGGCGCTTGAAGGATCGAGCAGGCGGGGATTAATGTGGGCACCCACAGAGGAGTGGCAGCGGCGCCGGCACGGGCTCGGGCAGCGC harbors:
- the LOC123409646 gene encoding 4-hydroxyphenylacetaldehyde oxime monooxygenase-like, encoding MGRTSQLLELLPQQWQLLLSFILPLIALVFLHRRWNRPGGIRLPPGPWKLPLVGNLHQIGPLPHRSLTTLAKRHGPVMMLRMGTVPTVVLSSPEAAREALKTHDADCCSRPPSAGPRLLSYGYKDVAFSPYSDYVRDMRKLFIIELLSRRRVQAACYARDTQMGNLVKNLTNNGGKPVAVADHIFATLDGIIGSFAFGENYAAEQFKGQFVPVLNETMDLLSGFSAEDFFPNSVGRFLDKVTGIKFRRERIFKKLDAFFEQVIDQCVDDYPRRGRQPGEKSASVLVQELVDLWKNSAGGTNSFTREHAKAILMNTFIGGNHTSSVTINWAMAELIRQPRLLGKVQDEIRAVGGKTELLQHDDMPKLKYLKMVVKETLRLHPPATLLVPRETTRQIQVAGYDIPAKTKIIVNAWAICRDPIAWNDDPEEFRPERFEDKDVDFNGAHFELLPFGSGRRICPGLAMGVANIEFILANMLYCFNWELPDGVRSEDVNMEEAGALTFRKKTPLILVPTRYSVCVLD